In a single window of the Mugil cephalus isolate CIBA_MC_2020 chromosome 6, CIBA_Mcephalus_1.1, whole genome shotgun sequence genome:
- the fryl gene encoding protein furry homolog-like isoform X5, which yields MDFLKSLVPGVISGEGPAEHGATSAREPGPRLLRIKRLGLLAMGHTIEEDLVYPVIQVDAGVGSSRLTRGNQTRLKGNSRHIRKLSFLHHAGVGRGHNASAPVSSSVSRRRAPSSVTPLSWEKHNIAAMSSITIDPELKPGEFVIKSLFAEFAVLAEKKIEMVMAEPLEKPLSRSLQRGEDAQFDQLISSMSSIAEHCLPSLLRTLFDWYRRQSGTEDESYEYRPRSSTKSKGDEQHRDKDYLLERRDLAIDFIFCLVSVEVLKQIPLHPVPDVLVHEVLNLAFKHFKHKEGYCGPNTGNVHIIADLYAEVIGVLTQSKFQAVRKKFITELKELRQKEQSPYIVQSIISLIMGMKFFRVKMYPVEDFEASFQFMQECAQYFLEVKDKDIKHALAGLFVEILIPVAAAVKNEVNVPCLKTFVEMLYQTTFDLSSRKKHSLALYPLVTCLLCVSQKQFFLNNWHIFLQNCLSHLKMPSNNSIRKQIETLQNKDPKMSRVALESLYRLLWVYIIRIKCESNTVTQSRLLSIVSALFPKGSRSVVPRDTPLNIFVKIIQFIAQERLDFAMKEIIYDLLCVGKSHKTFTINPERMNIGLRAFLVIADSLQQKDGEPPMPTTGIIMPSGNTLRVKKIFLNTTLTDEEAKVIGMSLYYPQVRKALDNILRHLDKEVGRSMSMTSVQMSNKEPEDMITGERKPKIDLFRTCVAAIPRLIPDGMSRQDLIELLAKLTIHMDEELRGLAFTTLQALMVDFPEWREDVLSGFAYFIVREVTDVHPTLLDNAVKMLLQLISQWRQAVQSSNKSHDVQQGSSGGRSLSLERTLPLGVLHVVEGLALVVLCSCRPATRRLAVNVLKEVRALHTALGIGKGDEELAIDVMDRLSASVLESFIHLTGADQTNLLYCPSGIDLQTLAEWSSSPISHQFDVVSPSHIWVFAHVTQGQDPWVISFSSYLRQENLLKHCPTALNYAWMFAYTRLQLLSPQVDINSPINAKKVNSLNSSDSYIGLWRNYLILCCSSASSSSSMSSSSSTSGSVRCSPPETLASTPDSGYSYDSKIVGTPSPSSLFKHIVPMMRSESMDITESLVLGLGRTNPQCFRELIEELNPIIKEALERRPENMKRRRRRDILRVQLVRIFELLADAGVISQIASGGLDGETHSLNSTLLEYVDLTRQLLEAENDKDSDTLKDIRCHFSALVANIIQNVPVHQRRTIFPQQSLRHSLFMLFSHWAGPFSIMFTPLDRYSDRNMQINRHQYCALKAMSAVLCCGPVADNVGLSSDGYLYKWLDNILDSQDKKVHQLGCEAVMLLLELNPDQSNLMFWAVDRCYTGSRRVAAGCFRAIANVFHNRDYQFDTVVLLNLILFKAADSSRDIYEVAMQLLQILEPKLFRYAHKLEIQRTDGILTPPSPLPHLYSVSYYQLSEELARTYPELTLPIFSEVSQRIQTAHPGGRQVMLHYLLPWMNNVELVDFKSAARRPEDCGSGEDEEEVHDRENMMVNSRRWLRGEGWGSPRATTMVLNNLMFMTAKYGDEFAWSEIENVWTTLADSWPKNLKIILHFLISMSGVSSDPSLLPYVKRVVVYLGRDKTMQLLEELMCELELTDPVSSAVTHMDNPPYYRITSSYKIPSVTSGTTSSTNTMVPGNDGHHDTKIKDSNMEDSYTHLDIYSGLNSNLNRQHHRLESRYSSSSGGSYEDEKSDSMPLYANWRLKVMDHNQPEPLPFPPSGGCWSPLVDYLPETNTPAVALHRCNIAIILLTDLIVDHGVKVEWSAYLHLLLHAVFIGFDHQHPEVYEHCKRLLLHLLIVQGTNSSVQSVAMVLLRNRDYNDPRVLTVKPVAPDLNLTGVQELLPDCQPSPVTDSGLSSSSTSSSISLGAGGSALSHLSPTLLSEVDVTAEQDEKSKALIEFITSRKRGPLWNHEDVSAKNPNIKSAEQLSVFVRHVVTVFKHIPSGFQLESLLSEVSLRTALSCSSRHYAGRSFQIFRALKQPLTPATLSDILSRLVETVGDPGEEAQGFVIELLLTLESGIDTLADTLKNYDLLTALAQTSSRDHLLGPKFAANRKSTGQLNLNSGGLFHHVHPRSNSLRASLMSERKADRRRSNTLDIADRLGGSHGNLARTQSLSSLGGGGTPGGDNIHPVDPSNLMATVFWIAASLLESDYEFEYLLALRLLNKLLGQLPLDRADSRERLENVQAKLKWYNFPGLLQLFLKGFTSASTQELTIHLLSKLISVSRHTLVDPSQVAGFPLNILCLLPHLIQHFDSPTPFCKETADKIAKVCADEKSATLSNLAHMMSLYSTHSYSRDCTNWINVVCRYLHDAFAERTLNLVTYLAELLEKGLPAMQQSLLQIIHSLLGHIDLSAAPVKQFNLEIMKIIGKYVQSPHWKEAQNILKLVVSRSASLVVPDDVQRSYSTESCGSPEIAFTRIFNNSSKELPGKTLDFHFDISETPIIGHKYGDQRTAAGRNGKPQVIAVTRSTSSTSSGSNSNGLVQVSWKRPQLSQRRTRERLMNVLSLCGPESGIPKNPSVVFSSNEDLDSADQQTSLIPTVEEVVREEEVQGEDTGSEQQFGVFKDFDFLDVELEDAEELQGESMDNFNWGVRRRSLESMDKGDTPSLQECQYTGSTPSLNLTNHEDTDESSEEEVLSASQILTRSNLLNSDSATDDTASNHVDSLQQSQESSSSAMTEEATVLPSLPSLPSLPRLDSPILERAHSDSTSSQLPEDAISVTAADELSSSVSEDTGFCSAPPLPSDPPELCDPCDSQDPPDAQETQDPHEDLDPAPPPPPAIDTPPGSLCEEESQTVLPLCLPMPPDTKPDPDPDPDSTCGSMWEEDVTQALKELDERCEEEEADFSGMSSQDEGDADGFPEIQASPPPSPFLSAILAAFQPVAYDNEEDAWRCHVNQMLSDTDGSSAVYTFHVFSRLFQSIQRKFGSITHSSVRFLGERLQRMGNQFLSSLEVMTSRSQCPTVLLDAETLVSCGLLETLKFSVLELQEHLDTYNAKKEAAEQWLENCRKTFGDKDSSQRPNTHAQQMENLAELELCRRLYKLHFQLLLLFQAYCKLISRVDTIKREAEVTNMSEELTILESCLKEAETGNDGQEDVCMSDNAQTNTETAIQSLIETLRARDFSSALTQVKVFRSLWPNDIFGNETDNAVQTLLHIYFRHQTLGQTGCLAVVGPSRDLSQASTRLMELNLQIREALSRAQVYQPHTTMVSTGL from the exons CTTCTGCACCAGTCAGCAGCAGCGTGAGTAGACGCCGTGCCCCCTCCTCGGTGACTCCCCTCTCGTGGGAGAAACACAACATCGCCGCCATGTCGAGCATCACCATCGACCCCGAGCTCAAGCCCGGGGAGTTCGTCATCAAGAGTCTGTTTGCCGAGTTTGCCGTGCTGGCTGAGAAGAAGATAGAAATGGTGATGGCTGAACCGCTG GAGAAACCGCTGTCCCGATCCCTCCAGAGAGGGGAAGATGCACAATTTGACCAG ttaaTAAGCTCTATGAGCTCAATAGCAGAACACTGTTTGCCCTCCCTACTGCGCACATTGTTTGACTGGTACCGGCGGCAGAGTGGCACTGAAGACGAGTCCTACGAGTACAGGCCTCGCTCTAGTACTAAGTCCAAAGG GGATGAACAGCACCGGGATAAAGATTACCTCCTGGAACGGCGAGACTTAGCCatagatttcattttttgtttagtttcagtgGAGGTTCTAAAGCAG ATTCCTCTTCATCCGGTGCCAGATGTTTTAGTACATGAAGTTCTAAACCTGGCATTCAAGCACTTTAAACACAAAGAGGG TTACTGTGGCCCCAACACTGGCAATGTGCACATCATCGCAGACTTGTACGCTGAGGTCATAGGGGTTCTTACGCAGTCAAA GTTTCAGGCGGTGAGGAAGAAGTTCATCACGGAGCTGAAGGAGCTCAGGCAAAAAGAGCAGAGCCCCTACATAGTCCAGAGCATCATCAGCCTCATCATGGGCATGAAGTTCTTTCGGGTCAAAATGTATCCAGTGGAGGACTTTGAGGCTTCTTTTCAGTTCATGCAG GAGTGTGCCCAGTATTTCCTGGAAGTCAAAGATAAAGACATAAAGCACGCTCTAGCGGGCCTTTTCGTCGAGATCCTCATCCCCGTCGCAGCC GCGGTGAAAAATGAAGTCAATGTGCCGTGCCTAAAAACCTTCGTGGAGATGCTCTACCAGACGACATTTGACCTTAGTTCCAGAAAGAAGCACTCATTG GCCCTGTATCCCCTGGTGACGTGTCTGCTGTGCGTCAGTCAAAAGCAGTTCTTTCTCAACAACTGGCACATCTTCCTCCAGAATTGCCTCTCACACCTGAAG ATGCCGTCTAACAACAGCATCCGAAAGCAGATTGAGACACTGCAG AATAAAGACCCCAAAATGTCCCGTGTAGCACTGGAGTCGCTCTACAGACTTCTCTGGGTCTACATCATCAGGATCAAGTGTGAGAGTAACACTGTCACGCAGAG TCGACTACTCAGCATCGTTTCAGCACTTTTCCCCAAAGGCTCTCGTAGTGTGGTGCCCAGAGACACGCCCCTCAATATCTTTGTCAAAATCATCCAGTTTATAGCTCAG GAGAGACTGGACTTCGCTATGAAGGAGATTATCTATGACCTCTTGTGTGTTGGCAAGTCTCACAAAACCTTCACCATCAACCCAGAG AGGATGAATATTGGTCTGCGAGCCTTCTTGGTGATTGCTGACAGCTTACAGCAGAAAGACGGGGAACCGCCGATGCCTACCACAGGGATCATCATGCCGTCTGGCAACACATTACGCGTCAAAAAGATCTTCCTCAACACCACGCTCACAGATGAAGAAGCAAAAGTCATAG GCATGTCACTGTACTACCCACAAGTAAGAAAGGCTTTGGATAACATCCTACGGCACCTGGACAAGGAAGTGGGGCGCTCCATGAGCATGACCAGTGTACAGATGTCAAACAAGGAGCCTGAGGACATGATCAC GGGAGAGAGGAAACCAAAGATCGATCTTTTCCGAACATGCGTCGCGGCCATCCCAAGGCTGATACCAGATGGCATGAGCAGACAAGACCTAATAGAGCTTCTAGCCAA ACTGACCATCCACATGGACGAGGAGCTGCGTGGCCTCGCCTTTACCACTCTTCAGGCTCTGATGGTAGATTTCCCAGAGTGGCGGGAGGATGTGCTCTCTGGCTTTGCCTACTTCATAGTAAGAGAGGTCACTGATGTCCACCCCACGCTGCTGGACAATGCCGTCAAGATGCTGCTACAGCTCATCAGCCAATGGAGGCAGGCGGTGCAGAGCAGCAATAAGAGTCACGATGTACAG cagGGCTCAAGCGGAGGCCGTTCTCTGTCCTTGGAGCGCACCCTTCCTTTGGGCGTGCTGCATGTGGTGGAGGGTTTAGCGCTGGTGGTGCTTTGTAGCTGCCGCCCTGCCACGCGCAGGCTGGCTGTTAATGTTCTCAAGGAGGTCCGAGCTCTGCACACTGCACTGGGCATTGGCAAG GGTGATGAGGAACTGGCCATTGATGTAATGGACAGGTTAAGTGCATCAGTGTTGGAGAGCTTCATTCATCTCACAGGGGCTGACCAG acCAACCTGCTGTATTGTCCCAGTGGGATTGATCTTCAGACTCTAGCTGAGTGGAGCTCATCTCCCATCAGCCACCAGTTTGATGTGGTGAGCCCCTCGCACATCTGGGTGTTTGCTCATGTTACTCAGGGCCAGGACCCCTGGGTGATCAGCTTCTCCAGCTACCTGCGGCAGGAGAACCTGCTCAAACATTGTCCCACTGCCCTCAACTATGCCTGGATGTTTGCCTACACCCGCCTGCAGCTACTGTCTCCACAAGTTGACATAAA TAGCCCTATCAATGCCAAGAAAGTGAACAGTCTGAACAGCAGTGACTCCTACATTGGTCTTTGGAGGAACTACTTgatcctctgctgcagctctgcctcttcctcctcctccatgagttcctcatcctccacctctGGCTCCGTCCGCTGCTCCCCGCCTGAGACGCTGGCGTCCACGCCGGACAGCGGCTACAGTTATGATTCAAAG aTTGTTGGCACTccgtccccctcctccctgttcAAACACATTGTTCCAATGATGCGCTCTGAGAGCATGGACATCACAGAGTCTCTAGTGTTGGGGCTTGGCAGGACCAACCCCCAGTGTTTCAG AGAGTTGATAGAGGAGCTAAATCCCATCATAAAAGAAGCTCTAGAAAGAAGACCTGAA AACATGAAGCGACGCAGGCGTCGCGACATCCTCAGGGTCCAGCTGGTCCGGATATTTGAGCTTCTTGCTGATGCTGGTGTCATCAGTCAAAT AGCGAGTGGAGGGTTAGATGGAGAGACCCACTCTCTGAACAGTACGCTGCTTGAGTATGTTGATCTGACCAGGCAGTTGCTGGAGGCTGAAAACGACAAGGACTCTGATACTCTGAAGGACATTCGCTGTCACTTCAGTGCACTTGTGGCAAATATCATCCAGAATGTCCCAG TACACCAGAGGAGGACCATCTTCCCCCAGCAGTCACTGAGACACAGCCTGTTCATGCTCTTCAGTCACTGGGCTGGACCCTTCAGCATCATGTTCACTCCCCTGGATCGCTACAGTGACAGAAATATGCAGATCAACCGCCATCAGTACTGCGCACTAAAG GCCATGtctgcagtgttgtgttgtggacCTGTAGCTGATAATGTCGGCCTTTCCTCTGATGGCTACCTCTACAAGTGGCTGGACAACATCCTGGACTCTCAGGACAAGAAG GTTCATCAGCTGGGTTGTGAggctgtgatgctgctgctggagctgaatCCAGACCAGAGCAACCTCATGTTTTGGGCCGTGGACCGCTGTTACACCGGCTCCCGTCGCGTGGCTGCCGGCTGCTTCAGGGCCATCGCCAACGTCTTTCACAACAG GGATTACCAGTTTGACACTGTGGTGCTGCTGAACCTGATTCTGTTCAAGGCAGCTGATTCCTCCAGAGATATCTATGAAGTTGCCATGCAGCTGTTACAG ATCCTGGAACCCAAGCTCTTCCGTTACGCCCACAAACTGGAAATCCAGCGAACAGATGGCATCCTGACCCCTCCATCGCCGCTGCCACACCTCTACTCTGTGTCTTACTACCAGCTGTCCGAGGAGCTCGCAAGGACTTACCCAGAGCTCACTCTACCCATCTTCTCAG AGGTGAGCCAGCGCATCCAGACGGCACATCCTGGTGGACGTCAAGTAATGTTGCACTACCTCCTGCCTTGGATGAACAACGTGGAGCTGGTCGACTTCAAATCGGCTGCGCGGCGACCGGAGGACTGTGGCAGTggcgaggacgaggaggaggtaCACGACAGGGAGAACATGATGGTCAACAGCCGGAGGTGGCTGCGTGGAGAAGGCTGGGGATCCCCTCGTGCAACGACCATGGTGCTAAACAACCTCATGTTCATGACGGCTAAG TATGGGGATGAGTTTGCTTGGTCAGAGATCGAGAACGTGTGGACCACGTTGGCAGACAGTTGGCCGAAGAACCTCAAAATCATTCTACACTTCCTCATCAGTATGTCCGGAGTCAGCAGTGACCCCAGCCTCTTGCCCTAT GTGAAGCGAGTGGTGGTTTACTTGGGCAGAGATAAGACTatgcagctgctggaggagttGATGTGTGAGCTGGAGCTGACTGATCCTGTTAGCTCGGCTGTCACTCACATGGACAACCCCCCTTATTACCGCATCACCTCCAGTTACAAGATCCCCTCGGTCACCTCAG GAACAACCTCCAGCACCAACACTATGGTGCCAGGAAACGACGGTCATCATGACACCAAGATCAAAGACTCTAACATGGAGGACAG TTACACCCACCTGGATATCTACAGTGGTCTGAACAGCAACCTGAACCGGCAGCACCACCGTCTGGAGTCTCgctacagcagcagctctggaggCTCCTATGAGGATGAGAAGA GTGACTCCATGCCGCTCTATGCTAACTGGCGTTTGAAGGTGATGGATCACAACCAGCCAGAGCCGCTGCCTTTCCCTCCATCTGGAGGCTGCTGGTCTCCTCTGGTGGACTATTTGCCAGAGACAAACACCCCTGCTGTAGCGCTCCATAG atgtaACATAGCAATCATCCTACTGACAGACCTCATTGTGGACCATGGGGTCAAAGTAGAGTGGAGCGCCTACCTGCACCTCCTGCTTCATGCAGTTTTCATAG GGTTTGATCACCAGCACCCAGAGGTTTACGAGCACTGCAAACGCCTACTGCTTCACTTGCTCATTGTCCAAGGCACAAACAGCAGCGTTCAGTCCGTGGCCATGGTGCTCTTACGCAACAGAGACTACAACGATCCGAGGGTCCTGACTGTGAAGCCAGTAGCCCCAGACTTAAACCTCACAG GAGTCCAGGAGCTGTTACCAGACTGTCAGCCGTCTCCTGTGACAGACTCGGgcctcagctccagctccacgTCCTCCAGTATAAGCCTCGGAGCAGGGGGCAGCGCGCTCTCCCACCTCTCCCCCACACTTCTCAGTGAGGTAGACGTCACTGCTGAGCAGGATGAGAAGTCAAAAGCTCTTATCGAGTTCATTACATCAAG GAAGCGGGGTCCGCTCTGGAATCACGAGGACGTGTCGGCCAAGAACCCCAACATTAAGAGCGCCGAGCAGCTGAGTGTTTTTGTCAGACACGTGGTGACTGTTTTCAAACATATCCCATCAG GTTTCCAGCTGGAGTCGTTGCTGAGTGAAGTGTCTCTAAGGACGGCTCTGTCTTGTTCTTCTCGCCACTACGCCGGCCGTTCTTTCCAGATTTTCAGGGCGCTCAAACAACCTCTGACGCCCGCTACACTGTCTGACATTCTGTCTCGACTGGTTGAGACAGTGGGTGACCCAGGAGAGGAGGCTCAG GGCTTTGTCATTGAGCTCCTCCTCACTCTGGAGTCTGGCATCGACACGCTGGCAGACACCCTCAAAAACTACGACCTCCTCACTGCCTTAGCACA AACCTCCAGCCGTGACCACTTGCTGGGCCCTAAGTTTGCTGCCAACAGGAAAAGCACAGGCCAGCTCAACCTGAACAGCGGAGGTCTCTTCCATCACGTCCATCCTCGCAGCAACTCTCTTCGCGCCAGCCTGATGAGTGAACGGAAAGCTGACCGGCGTAGGAGTAACACCTTAGACATAGCGGACCGGCTTGGTGGTAGCCATGGAAACCTTGCACGCACACAAAGCTTATCATCACTGGGCGGGGGAGGGACTCCGGGCGGGGACAACATCCATCCCGTGGACCCCTCAAATCTGATGGCCACCGTGTTCTGGATCGCCGCCTCCTTGCTGGAGTCGGACTACGAGTTCGAGTACCTGCTGGCGCTGCGGTTACTCAACAAGCTGCTGGGCCAGCTGCCCCTGGACCGCGCGGACAGCAGAGAACGTCTGGAGAACGTCCAGGCAAAGCTGAAGTGGTACAACTTCCCTGGcctgctgcagctcttcctTAAGGGCTTCACCTCTGCTTCTACTCAGGAGCTCACCATACACCTTCTCAGCAAGCTCATCAGTGTCTCCAGACATACACTGGTTGACCCTTCACAAGTGGCAG GCTTTCCTCTGAACATCCTGTGCCTTCTACCACACCTCATCCAGCACTTTGACAGCCCCACTCCTTTCTGCAAGGAGACAGCTGATAAGATAGCCAAGGTGTGCGCGGACGAGAAGTCGGCCACACTCTCCAACCTGGCTCACATGATGAGCCTGTACAGCACGCACAGCTACTCCCGCGACTGCACCAACTGGATCAACGTAGTGTGTCGTTACCTCCACGATGCCTTTGCTGAGAGGACCTTGAACCTGGTCACCTACTTGGCTGAG CTACTGGAGAAGGGCCTTCCCGCCATGCAGCAGTCCCTGTTGCAGATTATCCACAGTTTGCTGGGTCATATTGACCTGTCAGCAGCGCCCGTTAAACAGTTTAACCTGGAGATCATGAAGATCATTGGCAAATATGTTCAG aGCCCACACTGGAAAGAGGCCCAAAACATTCTCAAGTTGGTGGTGTCTCGTTCCGCCAGCCTTGTCGTCCCAGACGACGTGCAGCGCTCTTACAGCACAGAATCGTGCGGCTCTCCAGAAATTGCCTTCACTCGGATATTCAACAACTCCTCCAAGGAGCTGCCTGGGAAGACTCTGGACTTCCACTTTGACATCTCAGAG ACACCGATCATAGGCCACAAATATGGCGATCAGCGTACTGCAGCGGGCCGGAACGGAAAGCCCCAAGTGATTGCTGTAACGAGGAGTACCTCCTCTACGTCATCCGGCTCTAACTCTAATGGGCTGGTGCAAGTCAGCTGGAAGAGGCCTCAACTCTCTCAG AGAAGAACCAGAGAGAGGCTGATGAATGTCCTGTCTCTATGTGGTCCAGAATCCGGCATTCCCAAAAATCCATCT GTGGTCTTCTCATCCAATGAGGACCTGGACTCTGCGGACCAGCAGACCAGCCTCATACCCACGGTGGAGGAGGtggtcagagaggaggaggtgcagggagaaGATACGGGCAGCGAGCAGCAGTTTGGCGTCTTCAAGGACTTTGACTTCTTAGATGTGGAGCTGGAAGATGCTGAG GAGTTGCAG GGGGAGAGCATGGACAACTTCAACTGGGGAGTGCGGCGTCGCTCCCTGGAGAGCATGGACAAAGGGGACACGCCGTCTTTGCAGGAGTGCCAGTACACGGGCAGCACGCCGAGCCTCAACCTCACCAACCACGAGGACACGGACGAGTCGTCTGAGGAGGAGGTACTGAGCGCTAGCCAGATTCTCACCCGCTCCAACCTT cttaACAGTGACTCTGCCACCGACGACACTGCGTCCAACCACGTGGACTCCTTGCAGCAGTCCCAGGAGTCGTCCAGCAGCGCCATGACTGAAGAGGCGACTGTCCTGCCCTCTCTGCCCTCtctgccctccctcccccgACTGGATAGTCCCATTTTGGAGAGGGCCCACTCAGACAGCACCAGCAGCCAGCTGCCTGAG GACGCTATAAGCGTGACGGCGGCTGACGAGCTGAGCAGCAGCGTAAGCGAGGACACGGGGTTTTGCAGCGCCCCCCCTCTGCCCTCCGACCCACCAGAACTGTGCGACCCCTGTGACTCGCAGGATCCGCCGGACGCTCAGGAGACACAAGACCCTCACGAGGACCTGGACCCggccccccctcctccgccgGCCATAGACACGCCTCCGGGGTCTCTCTGTGAGGAAGAATCCCAAACAGTGCTGCCTCTGTGTCTGCCCATGCCACCAGACACAAAGCCAGATCCAGATCCTGATCCTGACAGCACCTGCGGATCCATGTGGGAGGAGGATGTGACGCAGGCGTTGAAGGAGCTGGATGAGCGctgtgaagaggaggaggcagactTCTCTGGCATGTCCAG tcaaGATGAAGGTGACGCAGACGGCTTCCCAGAGATTCAGGCCTCTCCGCCCCCTTCGCCCTTCCTCTCTGCCATCCTGGCAGCATTCCAGCCTGTTGCCTATGACAATGAGGAAGATGCCTGGCGTTGCCATGTCAACCAGATGTTGTCAGACACGGACGGGTCCTCTGCTGTTTACACTTTCCACGTGTTCTCCAGACTCTTTCAG AGCATTCAGAGGAAGTTTGGCTCCATTACACATTCATCTGTTCGCTTTCTCGGGGAAAGACTCCAACGGATGGGTAATCAGTTCCTCAGCTCCCTGGAGGTCATGACGTCTCGCTCTCAGTGTCCCACTGTGCTGCTTGATGCAGAGACG CTGGTCTCTTGTGGACTGTTGGAGACTCTGAAGTTTAGTGTGCTGGAGTTGCAGGAACACCTGGACACCTACAACGCCAAGAAAGAAGCGGCAGAGCAG TGGCTGGAgaactgcaggaaaacatttggGGACAAAGACAGCAGCCAGAGACCCAATACTCATGCACAG CAAATGGAAAATCTAGCA GAGCTGGAGTTGTGCCGGAGGCTCTATAAGTTGCactttcagctgctgctgctgtttcaggcCTACTGTAAGCTCATCAGCAGGGTGGACACCATCaagagggaggcagag GTGACCAACATGTCTGAGGAACTCACCATCCTGGAGAGCTGCCTGAAGGAGGCGGAGACGGGAAACGACGGTCAGGAAGACGTGTGCATGTCAGACAACGCCCAGACCAACACGGAGACGGCCATCCAGTCTCTGATTGAGACCCTCAGAGCCAGGGACTTCAGCTCCGCCCTCACACAGGTCAAAGTCTTTAG gTCTTTGTGGCCCAACGACATCTTTGGCAACGAGACAGATAACGCAGTCCAGACCCTCCTGCACATCTACTTCCGCCACCAGACGCTGGGCCAGACGGGCTGCTTGGCGGTGGTGGGCCCCAGCAGGGACCTGTCTCAGGCCAGCACCCGCCTCATGGAGCTCAACCTGCAGATCCGCGAGGCTCTGAGTCGGGCGCAGGTCTACCAGCCCCACACCACCATGGTCAGCACTGGACTGTGA